The following proteins are co-located in the Solanum pennellii chromosome 8, SPENNV200 genome:
- the LOC107027462 gene encoding putative F-box/LRR-repeat protein 23 gives MLNLSNRSSHLRHLRLVECGNIVGGLTATSKNFPLLEELHTHLTLITKENIESVGRDCSLLKSVTLNAGLCTLLGDSLSPDDGQRLSIATSMPELLNLSLILNPLTNVGLQAILEGCPYLVSLDLRLCNIDLEGDLGRRCRLHIK, from the coding sequence atgttaaatcTTTCCAACAGATCAAGTCATCTCAGACATCTTCGACTCGTCGAGTGTGGTAACATTGTTGGAGGTTTGACTGCAACATCCAAGAACTTCCCATTGCTGGAGGAGTTGCACACTCACTTGACCTTAATTACTAAAGAGAATATAGAAAGTGTTGGTCGTGATTGCTCTCTACTTAAATCAGTTACATTGAACGCCGGTTTATGTACTTTGTTAGGAGATTCACTATCTCCAGATGATGGTCAAAGGTTATCTATTGCTACAAGTATGCCTGAATTGCTGAATCTTTCACtaattttgaatcccttgacaaatgtTGGACTTCAAGCCATTTTGGAGGGCTGTCCATACCTTGTATCGCTTGATTTGCGTCTTTGTAATATTGATCTTGAAGGGGATTTGGGAAGAAGATGCAGACTACatataaagtag